In Thalassotalea fonticola, a single genomic region encodes these proteins:
- the xylA gene encoding xylose isomerase produces the protein MSEQFFNNVNKIQFEGENSTNPLAFRYYDENQVVLGKTMKEHLRFAACYWHNFCWKGSDIFGAGTFDLPWIQPTGNQLQLAEQKAKVAFEFFEKLTTPYFCFHDTDIAPEGRTLKESHANVNHITEIFQGEMQRTGVKLLWGTANLFSNPRFCAGGSTNPDPELFAYAAAQVKHALEVTHRLGGENYVMWGGREGYDTLLNTDLKQESEQYARFLKMVIEHKHKIGFKGTLLIEPKPQEPTKHQYDYDTATVAGFLHEHGLQDEVKVNIEANHATLAGHSFHHEIATACAKGVMGSVDANRGDMQNGWDTDQFPNDVAECTLVMYEILKAGGLTTGGFNFDTKLRRQSCARDDLFIGHIGGMDTMAKSLLNAAKLIEDAPLSNFVEQRYAGWKNELGQSILNGTANLDSLSQLVLEQDINPKQVSGRQELLENIVNRYV, from the coding sequence ATGAGCGAGCAATTTTTCAACAACGTCAATAAAATTCAATTTGAAGGCGAAAATAGCACAAACCCACTAGCCTTTAGATATTACGATGAAAATCAAGTCGTACTTGGTAAAACGATGAAAGAACATTTACGTTTTGCTGCCTGTTATTGGCATAACTTCTGCTGGAAAGGCTCTGATATTTTTGGTGCTGGGACCTTTGATTTGCCTTGGATTCAACCGACAGGAAACCAACTACAATTAGCCGAACAAAAAGCTAAAGTTGCTTTCGAATTTTTCGAAAAACTCACCACGCCATATTTTTGTTTCCATGATACAGATATTGCCCCAGAAGGTAGAACACTAAAAGAAAGTCATGCAAACGTAAATCACATCACTGAGATTTTCCAAGGCGAAATGCAACGCACCGGCGTTAAATTATTATGGGGTACTGCTAACTTATTCTCTAACCCGCGTTTTTGTGCCGGTGGTTCAACTAACCCAGATCCTGAATTATTTGCCTATGCTGCGGCACAAGTTAAACACGCCCTAGAAGTTACTCACCGCTTAGGCGGAGAGAATTATGTAATGTGGGGTGGTCGAGAAGGCTACGATACGTTACTAAATACCGATCTAAAACAAGAAAGTGAACAATATGCCCGCTTTTTAAAAATGGTTATTGAACACAAGCATAAAATTGGTTTTAAAGGGACTTTACTCATTGAACCTAAGCCACAGGAACCAACTAAGCATCAATACGATTATGATACGGCGACGGTAGCAGGTTTCTTACATGAGCATGGCCTGCAAGATGAAGTTAAAGTGAATATCGAGGCAAATCACGCTACATTAGCGGGCCATAGTTTTCATCATGAAATAGCTACCGCCTGTGCTAAGGGTGTTATGGGCAGTGTCGATGCAAACCGCGGTGATATGCAAAATGGCTGGGATACAGATCAATTCCCTAATGATGTAGCAGAGTGCACGTTAGTTATGTACGAAATTCTTAAAGCCGGCGGCTTAACTACCGGTGGTTTTAATTTCGATACTAAGTTACGTCGTCAATCATGTGCTCGTGATGACTTATTTATTGGTCATATTGGCGGCATGGATACCATGGCTAAATCATTATTAAATGCGGCGAAGTTAATAGAAGATGCGCCATTATCTAATTTTGTCGAGCAACGCTATGCCGGTTGGAAAAATGAATTAGGGCAAAGCATTCTTAACGGTACTGCAAATTTAGACAGTTTGTCGCAACTTGTGCTTGAGCAAGATATAAATCCAAAACAAGTGTCTGGCCGACAAGAACTGTTAGAAAACATCGTAAATCGTTATGTTTAA
- the tal gene encoding transaldolase produces MNLLEQLKKVTVVVADSGDVDLIKKLNPTDATTNPSLILQAAKLPQYQHLIADAIEKSDDDIDDICDQLIVNFGCEILKHIPGRISSEVDARLSFDTVASINKGRKLISLYEKAGIDKSRVLIKLASTWQGIKAAEQLEKEGIACNLTLLFSMAQAIACAEAKVTLISPFVGRILDWYKKNEGKDYTGSDDPGVMSVTRIYNYYKTYGYETVVMGASFRNTNEIIELAGCDLLTISPNLLNELQDTKGLLETKLSPKNVVTKDVNDLISLNECTFTWQHNEDAMASEKLSEGIRNFAKDQNILEQLVTELVNSKAVA; encoded by the coding sequence ATGAATTTATTAGAACAACTTAAAAAAGTTACCGTTGTCGTTGCCGACAGCGGTGACGTGGATTTGATCAAAAAGTTAAACCCGACGGATGCAACCACCAATCCATCACTAATTTTACAAGCGGCCAAATTGCCTCAATATCAACACTTAATTGCTGATGCTATTGAAAAATCCGATGATGATATTGATGATATTTGCGATCAACTGATCGTTAATTTTGGCTGTGAAATATTAAAACATATCCCTGGTCGTATTTCTTCAGAGGTAGATGCACGTTTGTCCTTTGATACAGTGGCCAGTATCAATAAAGGTCGCAAGCTAATTAGTTTATACGAAAAGGCAGGGATAGATAAAAGTAGAGTACTGATAAAACTCGCTTCAACCTGGCAAGGAATTAAAGCTGCTGAACAACTCGAAAAAGAAGGGATTGCTTGTAATTTGACCCTTTTATTTTCAATGGCCCAGGCCATCGCCTGTGCCGAAGCTAAAGTTACCTTAATATCTCCATTTGTCGGTCGTATTTTAGACTGGTACAAAAAAAATGAAGGTAAAGATTACACTGGCTCTGATGATCCAGGGGTGATGTCAGTTACCCGTATTTATAACTATTACAAAACATATGGTTATGAAACCGTAGTAATGGGCGCCAGCTTTAGAAATACCAATGAAATTATCGAATTAGCCGGTTGTGATTTACTGACTATTTCTCCCAACTTACTTAACGAACTGCAAGATACAAAAGGGCTACTTGAAACAAAACTATCGCCAAAGAATGTTGTTACTAAAGATGTGAATGACCTCATTTCATTAAATGAATGTACTTTTACTTGGCAACATAATGAAGATGCCATGGCTAGCGAGAAACTATCGGAAGGTATTCGAAATTTTGCCAAAGATCAAAATATTTTAGAGCAGCTCGTTACTGAACTTGTAAATAGTAAAGCCGTAGCTTAA